From Paenibacillus antri:
ATCAGAAGCTGAACGGCGAAGCCGAAGACCTCGTACTCATGCAAGAGCTCATTACGGAGGAAGGCGAAGAAAGCCTCGTGCCGGAATGGAGCGAAGGCGTGAAGAAGCTGACGGAGGCGCTCGACAACTTCGAGCTCACCCTGCTCTTAAGCTCGCCGTACGATAAATACAACGCGATTTTGGAGCTGCATCCGGGCGCGGGCGGAACCGAGTCGCAGGACTGGGCGTCGATGTTGTACCGGATGTACACCCGATGGGCGGAACAAAGCGGCTTCAAGGTCGAGGTGCTCGACTACCTGCCGGGCGACGAAGCCGGCATTAAGAGCGTCACGATCGGCGTGAGCGGCTACAACGCATACGGGTACCTGAAGGCCGAGAAGGGCGTTCATCGGCTCGTGCGCATCTCCCCGTTCGACGCGTCCGGACGCCGCCATACGTCGTTCGTCTCGTGCGACGTCGTGCCGGAAATCGAAGACGACAACACCGAGATCGAAATCCGGCCCGAGGATTTGAAGGTCGATACGTACCGCTCCGGCGGCGCCGGCGGACAGCACGTCAACAAGACGGAATCGGCGGTACGGATCACGCACATCCCTTCGGGCATCATCGTTGCGTGCCAGACGGAGCGTTCGCAGATTTCCAACCGCGATCGCGCCATGAAGATGCTGCGTTCCAAGCTGTTCGAGCGCCGTCTCGAGGAACAGCAGCGCGAGCTCGCATCGATCCGCGGCGAGCAGTCCGACATCGCGTGGGGCAGCCAGATCCGCTCGTACGTGTTCCACCCGTACAGCATGGTGAAGGATCATCGCACCGGCGAGGAGACGGGCAACGTCGGCGCGGTCATGGACGGCGAGCTCGATCCGTTCATTAACGCGTATTTACGCAGCCAAATTCAAAAGAGCGAATAAGCGGGACCGGAAGGACCATCCTACACCTAACTGGGTACGATGGTCTTTTTTTGCGAAGGGAAGGAATACGTGACATGAATACTAGGAAAAGGGCGCCGCGCTTCCCTCTCGGAAGCCCGATGCATACGGTAATCGAGTATGGGCTGCTGCTCGTGGGGGCGTTTTCGATCGCGACGTCGTTCAACGTCCTGCTGCTGCCGAACTCGATCGCGTCCGGCGGCACGTCCGGCATCTCGGTAATCGTCCGCGCGCTGTTCGGCGTCACGCCGGCGATCACCCAATGGGCGCTGAACGTGCCGCTGTTCGCGCTGGGCGTCTGGCTGCTCGGCAAGCGCTTCGGCGTGAAGACCGCCGTCGGCACCGCGGTCATGCCGCTGTTCGTTCTATTAACGTCCGGCTGGGCGCCGCTGACGGACAATCCGCTGCTCGCGGCCATATTCGGCGGTCTCGGCGTCGGCGTCGGCCTGGGCATCGTGTTCCGCGGGCGCGGCTCCACGGGCGGTCTCGACGTGGCCGCGCAAATCGTCGCGAAGTACACGGGGCTAAGCCTCGGGATGTCGGTGGCGGCATTGGACGGCATGGTCATCGTAGCGGCGGGCTTCGTCTTCGGGGCGGAGCAGGCGCTCTTCGCGCTGATCGCGCTGTTCGTGACGACGAAGACGATCGACGTCGTGCAGCTCGGCTTCGCGACTTCGAAGGTCGCTTACATTATAAGCGAGGACGAGGAGAAGATCGCGCGGACGATCCTGCACGATCTGGACCGCGGCTTAACGCGGCTGACCGCCCACGGCGGGTTCACCGGGAAGGAGCGGACGGTGCTTATGGTCGTCGTGTCGCAGACCGAGGTGACGCGGCTGAAGGGACTCGTCCAGGCGGCCGACCCGCAGGCGTTCGTCATCATTACGGGGGCGACCGAGGTGCTTGGGGAAGGGTTCAAGCTCCAATAAAATCAGGCAAAAAATAGGGTTGTATCAATATTCATACCTATGTATAATAATTCATATCTTGAAAAGGCCGGGAATACGGTGGAGAGGGGATTCATCCGTTGACAGATCATATACGAGCGGCGGTCGTCGGTTCGACCGGTTACGGCGGGGTCGAGCTGATCCGACTCTTGCTCACGCACCCGAAGGTAACGATTACTTCGGTCATTTCGTCGTCCAACGCGGGAGAGCCGTTGACGGCAGGTTATCCGCATCTGCAGCAGGCGCTGCCGGTCGAGACGCTGGACGGCGTCGATCCGGCGATCATCCGCGAGAAGGCGGACGTCGTGTTCGCGGCGACGCCGTCGGGCGTCAGCGGCAAGCTGGTGCCGCAGCTGCTGGAGCATGAGGGCCTGCGTGTCATCGACTTGTCGGGCGACTTCCGCTTGAAGGACCGCGCGGCGTACGAGACGTGGTATAAGCACGAGGCGCCGCCGCAAGCGTCGCTAGAGCAAGCGGTATACGGACTTACGGAGATTTACGCGGATCAAGTGCGGGGCGCGGCATTCGTATCGAACCCGGGCTGCTATCCGACGGCGACGACGTTGGGGCTCATCCCGGCGGTGGAGGCGGGCGCGATCGATCGCGGTTCGATCATCGTCGACGCGAAATCCGGCGTGTCCGGCGCGGGCCGAGGCCTGAACATCGGCTGGCATTATGCCGAAATGAACGAGAACTTCAAGGCCTACAAGGTCAATAAGCATCAGCACATCCCCGAGGTCGAGATGGTGCTCGGCGAACGTGCAGGCGAGCCGGTCACGGTGACGTTCACCACCCATCTGGTGCCGATGACGAGAGGCATTCTATGCACGATGTACGCCTCCGTGGCGGACGACCGCTTCCTGAGCGAGGACGCTTGGATCGAGATGTACCGCAGCTACTATAAGGATAAGAAGTTCGTCCGCATCCGCGACAAGGGGCAGTGGCCGGCGACGAAGGAAGTCTGGGGCTCGAACTATTGCGATATCGGCTTCTCCGTCGATCCTCGCACGCGGCGCGTCACGATCATCTCCGTCATCGACAACTTGGTGAAGGGCGCGTCGGGGCAAGCGATTCAAAACTTGAACGTCATGATGGGCTGGGAAGAAGATCTGGGGCTGCGGTTGGCTCCGGTGTATCCATAGGGACAGGGAGGCAGGACGAAGATGACCGGGCAGAACGGGTTCACGATCGCGTTAGACGGGTCGGTGACGACGCCGAAAGGATTTCGGGCGGGCGGCGTCCATTGCGGGATTAAGAAAGTGCAGCGCTTCGATCTGGGGGCGATCGTGTGCGACGTGCCGGCGGACGTAGCCGCCGTCTTTACGACGAACGTCGTCATCGCGGCGCCGCTGACGGTGACGAAGGAATCGATCGCGAAGGAAGGCAAGCTGCAGGCAATGCTCGTCAACAGCGGCAACGCGAACGCGTGCACGGGCGAGCAGGGCGACAAGGACGCGCGCGACATGCGCGCGACGTTCGCGGAAGCGCTCGGCGTGCCGGAGCATTACGTCGGCGTGACGTCGACGGGGGTCATCGGCGTACCGATGCCGATGGAGAAGCTGTACCGCGGGATTCCGGAGCTGCGAACGAAGCTGTCGACGGAAGGCGGGGACGACTTCTGCCAGGCGATCATGACGACCGACCTGGTGCAAAAGTCGATATGCGTCACGCTGACGGTCGACGGCAAGCAAGTGTCCGTCGCCGGCGCGGCGAAGGGCTCGGGCATGATCCATCCGAACATGGCGACGATGCTGGGCTTCATGACTACGGATGCGGCGCTGCAGCCGGGCTGCTTGCAATCGCTGCTGAGCCATGCGACGGACGTAACGTTCAACATGATAACGGTCGACGGGGATACGAGCACGAACGACATGGTCGTCGCGATGGCGAGCGGCCTGGCCGGCAACGAACCGCTCGGACCGAACCACCCGGATTGGGAAAGCTTCTCGGCGGCGTTCCGCCACGTGGCGGAGACGCTGGCGAAGGAGATCGCGCGGGACGGCGAGGGGGCGACGAAACTCATCGAAGTGAACGTCGTCGGCGCGAGCACGGATTACGACGCGCGCACGATCGCGAAGACGATCGTCGGCTCGAATCTCGTGAAGTCGGCCGTCTACGGCTCCGATGCGAACTGGGGACGCATCATCGCGGCGGCGGGCCGCGCGGGCGTGCCGATGAACCCGAATACGGTCGACATTCGTCTTGGCGACATCGCGGTATTACGTCAATCGGCGCCGGTAGCGTTCGACGAGCCGGCCGCGAAGGCGTACTTGGACGGCAACGAAGTGACGATTCACGTGGACCTGCACGGCGGCGCGGGGAAGGCGACCGCGTGGGGCTGCGATTTAACTTACGATTACGTGAAAATTAACGCGTCGTATCGGACGTGACGAACGAGGAGAGAAGAAACATGGGCGAGGCGGGGAAGAGCAACACCTTCGTGATCAAGTGCGGCGGGAGTACGCTGGCGGCGCTGCCGAACGCGTTCTTCGCGGAGCTGGCGGCGTTCCAGAAGGCCGGCCGGCAGCCGGTTATCGTGCACGGGGGCGGACCGGCGATTTCGCAGGCGTTGAATAAGCTGGGCATTCATACGGAATTCGTCGACGGTCTGCGCCGCACGAGCGCGGAAGTGCTCGACGTTGCGGAGATGGTGCTCGCCGGCAAGATCAACAAGGAGATCGTACGCCGCTTGTCGCAGAACGGCGCCAAGGCGGTCGGCTTGTCCGGCACGGACGGACGCCTGCTGACGGCGGAGCCGGTCGCGAACGCGGCGAAGCTCGGCTACGTGGGCGAAGTGACGGAAGTGAACACGGAGCTGCTGAACGCGATGC
This genomic window contains:
- the prfB gene encoding peptide chain release factor 2 (programmed frameshift), producing MIDPEIRHRLREATEKLEALRGSLDLELKLEQLGDFEVKMSAPDFWDDNERAQKTIAEMNAIKSVVEKYQKLNGEAEDLVLMQELITEEGEESLVPEWSEGVKKLTEALDNFELTLLLSSPYDKYNAILELHPGAGGTESQDWASMLYRMYTRWAEQSGFKVEVLDYLPGDEAGIKSVTIGVSGYNAYGYLKAEKGVHRLVRISPFDASGRRHTSFVSCDVVPEIEDDNTEIEIRPEDLKVDTYRSGGAGGQHVNKTESAVRITHIPSGIIVACQTERSQISNRDRAMKMLRSKLFERRLEEQQRELASIRGEQSDIAWGSQIRSYVFHPYSMVKDHRTGEETGNVGAVMDGELDPFINAYLRSQIQKSE
- a CDS encoding YitT family protein is translated as MNTRKRAPRFPLGSPMHTVIEYGLLLVGAFSIATSFNVLLLPNSIASGGTSGISVIVRALFGVTPAITQWALNVPLFALGVWLLGKRFGVKTAVGTAVMPLFVLLTSGWAPLTDNPLLAAIFGGLGVGVGLGIVFRGRGSTGGLDVAAQIVAKYTGLSLGMSVAALDGMVIVAAGFVFGAEQALFALIALFVTTKTIDVVQLGFATSKVAYIISEDEEKIARTILHDLDRGLTRLTAHGGFTGKERTVLMVVVSQTEVTRLKGLVQAADPQAFVIITGATEVLGEGFKLQ
- the argC gene encoding N-acetyl-gamma-glutamyl-phosphate reductase encodes the protein MTDHIRAAVVGSTGYGGVELIRLLLTHPKVTITSVISSSNAGEPLTAGYPHLQQALPVETLDGVDPAIIREKADVVFAATPSGVSGKLVPQLLEHEGLRVIDLSGDFRLKDRAAYETWYKHEAPPQASLEQAVYGLTEIYADQVRGAAFVSNPGCYPTATTLGLIPAVEAGAIDRGSIIVDAKSGVSGAGRGLNIGWHYAEMNENFKAYKVNKHQHIPEVEMVLGERAGEPVTVTFTTHLVPMTRGILCTMYASVADDRFLSEDAWIEMYRSYYKDKKFVRIRDKGQWPATKEVWGSNYCDIGFSVDPRTRRVTIISVIDNLVKGASGQAIQNLNVMMGWEEDLGLRLAPVYP
- the argJ gene encoding bifunctional glutamate N-acetyltransferase/amino-acid acetyltransferase ArgJ is translated as MTGQNGFTIALDGSVTTPKGFRAGGVHCGIKKVQRFDLGAIVCDVPADVAAVFTTNVVIAAPLTVTKESIAKEGKLQAMLVNSGNANACTGEQGDKDARDMRATFAEALGVPEHYVGVTSTGVIGVPMPMEKLYRGIPELRTKLSTEGGDDFCQAIMTTDLVQKSICVTLTVDGKQVSVAGAAKGSGMIHPNMATMLGFMTTDAALQPGCLQSLLSHATDVTFNMITVDGDTSTNDMVVAMASGLAGNEPLGPNHPDWESFSAAFRHVAETLAKEIARDGEGATKLIEVNVVGASTDYDARTIAKTIVGSNLVKSAVYGSDANWGRIIAAAGRAGVPMNPNTVDIRLGDIAVLRQSAPVAFDEPAAKAYLDGNEVTIHVDLHGGAGKATAWGCDLTYDYVKINASYRT
- the argB gene encoding acetylglutamate kinase; protein product: MGEAGKSNTFVIKCGGSTLAALPNAFFAELAAFQKAGRQPVIVHGGGPAISQALNKLGIHTEFVDGLRRTSAEVLDVAEMVLAGKINKEIVRRLSQNGAKAVGLSGTDGRLLTAEPVANAAKLGYVGEVTEVNTELLNAMLAAGYIPVVAPVGLGVDNQRYNINADTAAGAVASSLGAGPFIVVTDVAGIAGTVDGEKKVLPTVTPSQIQSMIDSGEIYGGMIPKVKAALKCLGGGVNEVVIVNGSETGVLGKVLRGEPIGTTIVAEPTAAKA